A region of the Pricia mediterranea genome:
AGCTGGACAAGAAGGCCTGCTCCGGTGTGAAGCTCTTTTTAGGCTCGTCGACGGGCAACATGTTGGTGGATGACGAGACCGTCATTGAACGTATTTTCAAAAATACGGACATGGTCATCTCGGCCCATTGCGAGGATGAGGAAACCATCAAACAAAACCTGGCCCGCTATCAGGATGAATATGGAGATGACATCCCCATAAAATACCATCCTAGGATCCGCAGTGCCGATGCCTGTTACCTCTCTTCCTCAAAGGCCATCGAACTGGCCAAGAAGACCGGGGCGCGGTTGCATGTTTTTCACCTTTCCACGGGTCGTGAAACGGAGCTGTTCCGGAACGACATCCCCCTAAAGGATAAAAAAATCACGGCAGAAGTCTGTATTCATCACCTTTGGTTTTCCGATGCTGATTACGCTACCCAAGGAACTTTGATTAAATGGAACCCAGCGGTAAAAACGGCGGTAGATCGCGAGAAGTTGTGGAAAGCCCTTCTTGACGATCGGCTCGATGTCATCGCGACCGATCACGCCCCGCATACGCTTGAGGAAAAGGATAACGTTTACACTAAAGCACCCTCCGGCGGCCCGCTGGTGCAACATGCCCTGCCCGCCATCTTGGAAAAGTACCACGACGGGCAGATATCCTTGGAAAAAATAACGGAAAAGATGTGTCATAATCCATCCATGCTATTCCAAGTAGAAAAACGGGGGTACATCAGGGAAGGGTATTTCGCCGATTTGACGGTGGTGGACCTGAACTCCCCTTGGCAGGTATCCAAAGAAAATATTGCCTACAAGTGCGGGTGGTCCCCTTTTGAAGGGAATCGTTTCCGCTCAAAAATCACCCATACTTTTGTCAATGGACACCTGGCCTACGTAAACGGAAATTGGTCCGACGAGCGACGCGCCAAAAGGATGACTTTCGATAGAGGATAGAAAGCTGGGGTCAAAAAGAGAAGATAGCAGAGAATAGAGAGAAGAGACCACGGAGGAGGGGTGACGGAAGACCGAAATGCAGTGTAACAGAGGATAAGCATTGAATACTTCAGAGACGGAAGCAGTTTCTGCAGATCCAAAACGATGGCGGAGATGTGGTGAGCACTGAACAATGAGGAGACGGAAGTCCAGTGACGGACTATGGGAAACGGCCAAAACTAATTTAGTAATGTTCAGTGTTGTTGCCGATGAAGTTTTCCTGAAATCAAAAGATGAAGGTGCAAGCGACGGTGAGGTGAAGTTAAGAAAAGAGAGCTGAGAGTTAGGCGGGTGGACCTCTAAAAATGGGATTTAAATCGATTAATGAAATTGGAAGCTTTTCAGTTGAGCTAATATGTTGAAAATGAGATATTATTGTTTGCTGCTAGTCCTTTTAAGTCTGCTTTCCTGCAACGAGAACCTGCTGGAAAAGCCCGACGACCTTATTCCAGAGGATAAAATGGTCTCGATTTTAACGGACTTGGCCATAGTCAATGCGGCTAAATCGACCAACATGGCCGTGCTGCAAGATTTGGATATTGAACCTATGGACTATATCTTCAAGAAATACGATATCGACAGCCTTCAATTTGTCGAAAGCGATCGCTACTATGCCTCCTTGCCACCCGAATACGAAGAAATCTATAAAAGGGTGGAATCGAAACTCGAAGAACAGGCCAAGACCATGGAAGAGGCCAAGAGGGTCAACGACAGTTTGCGCAGGATGGAATCGGAGGAAAACCGAGATGATACCGATTAAGTTGAGGTGCTTATCCGTTTTGAGACCCAAATCTGACGTAGGGCTGTAAGACTTAGGACAAAGGACCGAAAATTCTTGAAATAGCCTGTCATTTTTGGTCATATTAAGAACCCACCTCCTTTGGGATGGTTAACCCGATATGAGCAAATTTTTTCCGGAAAAAACTTACGCCTAAGTCGTAGAGTGTTAAGTCATATTTGACGGCCGGATAAATAGGAGGACAAACATTTAAGATGAAGCTCTAAAACGGAAAACTCTCTTTCAAAATCAAGTGGTAATCAGTTCTAAGCCCGGGTCTATGGTAAAATAGAAAGATTTTTTGCGGGCAGGGATAATCGTGGTCTGTTCACAAAGAAACTTGAAGATCTTGGAGGATTCGATCAGATCAAGAATGTTCTTCTTTAAATTTTTGGCAGCAAAATCGGATTTCGTCCTGTATCGGGCGAAATTCAAAATCTAGAGCGGAGCTTATTTTTCCGTTGTCAAAAATCTGCCGGTTTTTTAGTGATTTTATGTGGCTCTTCGTGATGGTTCTGCCGTTTCGAAAAAACAGGTCTTTTGTCCAATCGAACCATCGGCCGATTTCCAATTGCCAAAATTTCAGTCGTCGCTTGGGCGGTTTTATGCCCAGTTCCAGAGTTATTTCGGTGAGAATTTTTTGATAAGTCCAATTTTTAGCGACGGCAATGAAGCGTTCGTTTTTGTTGTTCGACTCCATAAGTCCGTACATCATGTCAACCACATCGTGTACCGATATAAATCCTGTTCCACCGGGCGGATAAAAGCCGTAGGTATTCTGTGCGGTGGTGAAAAGTGCACCGCTCCCACTGTCCCAGAATCCAGGGCCAATAATTACCCCGGGGTTGACCATGACCACGGGGAGCCCTTCTTGAGATCCACGCCAGACTTCCATTTCGGCGGCATGTTTGCTAAGCCCGTACACATTGGCTTCCTGCGGGGTCCATGGGGTGTTTTCGCTGGCATGGTTACTATGGGCGCTTTTACCAATAGCCCCAATGGTACTGGCATAGCATAGTTTTTCAACACTATTGTCGATGCAGAGGTTTACAATGTTCGCCGTACCTTCGATGTTTGTTTTCTGCAGTTTTTTGGAGTCCCTTGGATTGAACGAAATCAATGCTGCCGCGTGATAGACCTGGGTGACGCCGAGGAAAGCGACTTCAAGGGCCGGAATGTCGTTGATGTCGGCTTCGATCCATTCGATAGTCTTAAAGAGATCTGCGGATGCTTCGTGGTAGTATCCGAAAATTTTTTCAACCCTTTCGAGGTTGCTTCCCTTTCTGTGAATTGCTTTGATCGAGTGGCCCGATTCCGCCAATTTGAACAAAAGATGGGCGCCGACCAATCCCGTACCTCCGGTTACCAAAATCATGGTCCAAAGGTAGGAAATAGGAAATTACTTCGGATATTTGCATCCACAACAATTACAATAAACCCAATCAAGAATGCCTTCAAACTTTATAGAAGAATTAAAATGGAGGGGCATGCTGCACGATGTCATGCCCGGAACGGAAGAACACCTGTTGGAAGAAATGCGGTCGGCCTACGTGGGTATCGACCCGACGGCCGATTCGCTACATATCGGCCACTTGGTCGGGGTGATGATGTTGCGGCATTTTCAGTTGGCCGGCCATAAACCTTATGCCTTGATCGGGGGCGCGACCGGAATGATCGGCGATCCCTCGGGCAAATCCACTGAACGCAACCTTTTAGACGAGAACACCTTGCGGCGCAACCAACGGGCGATAAAAGCACAATTAACCCGTTTTCTCGATTTTGACAATGCTGCCGACAATGCCGCGGTATTGATCAATAACTACGACTGGATGAAAGATTTCGGATTTTTAGAGTTCATTCGCGATATCGGAAAGCATATAACCGTTAACTACATGATGGCGAAAGATTCCGTCAAAAAACGGCTTACATCCGAAGCGAAAGAAGGCATGTCGTTCACCGAATTCACGTATCAGATAGTACAGGGGTACGATTTTCTACACCTCTTTCAAAACCAGGGCTGCACGTTGCAAATGGGGGGTAGTGACCAATGGGGCAATATAACTACAGGTACCGAAATGATCCGTCGTATCGGAAACGGGAAAGGCTACGCCTTGACCTGCCCCTTGATTACCAAAGCTGACGGTACGAAATTTGGAAAAACGGAAGGTGGGAACATCTGGTTGGATCCCGAGCGCACTTCCCCTTATCGATTTTATCAATACTGGCTGAACGTTTCCGATGAAGATGCGGAAAAATACATCAGGATCTTTACTTTTCTCTCCAAGGATGACATCGAAGCATCGATTGCCAAACATCGGGAAACACCGCATTTACGTACTCTGCAAAAAAAGCTTGCTGAAGAGATCACGGTCATGGTGCACTCCGAGGAAGAACTGGACAATGCTCTGAAAGCCAGTCATATCCTTTTTGGGAAATCCACTTCCGAAGACCTTAGGAAACTAGACGAAAAGACCTTTCTCGACGTCTTCGACGGGGTTCCGCAGGCAAAAATAGCGAGGCCTGAGCTGGAAAACGGACTCGATATGATCGGCGCTTTGGCCGATAAGACAGGCTTTTTGGCATCCAACAGCGAGGCACGCCGAACCTTAAAACAAAATTCCATTGCGGTAAACAAAGAGAAGGTGAACGGCAACTACTTAATATCAGCCTCCGACTTGATCAACGACAAGTTTGTACTGTTGCAACGGGGGAAGAAGAATTACTTTGTATTGGTAGTGGAGTGAAGCGTCATATAGGCGGGTAACCAATTTTTTGTGAAGAAATTAGACTGACCGAACTGCAAATGGTCATAACCTCGCCCACCGGTTCTGATTTCAGTTTTCTGAATTCCATTAAAGTGTATATTGCCTCTGAGGGACTTGAAGAAGTCTTGATTGCCGAGCAAGAGGTTCCGGATGGTGTAGGGAGTACCTTAGATGTCGATGTCCTAGATATTGATTTGCAGGAGTATATTAAAAAAGACGAGTTCAACTTACGAATTAAACGGTGACCGACGAAATCATCGAATCCGACCACGAAATCGATATCACTTCGACGTTCTTCGTGGATGCAAGGATTCTGGGGATATAGTCCGCATTATTGGTATCCCAGTTCGGTATTTTACTTTTCGAAGAGTTTGTCGCACAACGGCGAGATTCAATTCTTTCATGATGCCGTCAACGCGGCCCTCGATGTTTTTCAAATTAACGTGAAAATCGTTCGCGGTAAGCTTTGCTCCATATCCAAAAATGTCGTAATTTACTAAGGTTCGATTGTTTACGTCCAACAATCATAATCAGCCTAGACTATGAACCCATTATTTTTTATAGGTATCTTATTCCTATTGTTCCTCTTTGGGGGCATTCGGATCATTTTTGAATATAAGCGGGCCTTAAAATTCAGATTCGGAAAATACATCAAGACGCTGCAACCAGGACTTCGATGGATAATTCCTTTTGTGGAGACCGTTCAAATCGTAGATATCCGTGTAATCACTATTAACATTGTCTCTCAAGAGGTCATGACGGAAGATAACGTGCCCTGCAGCATAGATGGCGTGGTTTTTTTCCAGATTAGCGACCCTGAAAAAGCCGTACTGGAGGTCGAGGAATATAAATTTGCCATTACGCAATTATCGCAGGCCGCATTGAGGGATGTTTGCGGTAAGGTCGAATTGGATACCATTCTTTCTAAACGGGAGGAAATGGGAAACAATATCAAGCAGATAGTGATGGAAGAGACTTACAAATGGGGTATCGACATCATCGACGTGAAAATCAAGGATATTCAATTGCCCGAGAATATGAGAAGGATGATGGCCAATCAAGCCGAGGCGGAACGTTCGCGCAGGGCACGTATAATCCTTGCCCTTGCGGAGGAACAGGCCGCTGGCAAATTGTTGGAGGCCGGGAAGCTAATGGACCAATCCCCCTCGGCCATTAAATTAAGGCTGTATCAAACCCTTTCGAACATAGCTGCCGAAAAGAATTCCACCATCCTCTTTCCATTTCCGGAAGAGGTATTGCCAAAGCGTCAAGATCCAGATGACAAGGGTCAAGGCTCGTGATGAAAAGGTTTCTTGATCTAATACTTCGTCGTATTATAATCGATAAGTTGCTGTGGTCCTTCCAGCAGCACTCGTACTACCCGTAGTGTACCATCTTCGGTGGTCGCTATCTGCCATTTGATAAGTGAAATTTGCCCTCCCTCGATCTCGATTCCGGTAATACTCCGAGGGTGCACGCAGCTACCGTCGTTAAAAAAGGGAATATCGCCTGGTTCGGGAAATCGGGGGCGATGGGTATGGCCCGTCACCGTAATCGGACCGTTGTTCTGCAACATCCACTTTTTGATACGGCGCTCAATCTTGATCAGTTCCTTATAATTCTTGGCGGGATTGGTGGGATCCGCAATGCCCCACACCTGAAGGGGTTTCCAGAGCACCCGGACCAGAAATCGGCCCCAACGCCAAAATGTGTAGTTCCACCAATCGACCTGATGGCCGTGTGT
Encoded here:
- a CDS encoding dihydroorotase, whose amino-acid sequence is MKKTLLKNANIVNENSVFESDMLLQGERITKIATDISDDHATVIDLNGKHLLPGIIDDQVHFREPGLTHKGDIASESRAAIAGGITSYMEQPNTVPQTTTIKKLEKKFELGAKHSFANYSFPFGGTNDNLEELKKLDKKACSGVKLFLGSSTGNMLVDDETVIERIFKNTDMVISAHCEDEETIKQNLARYQDEYGDDIPIKYHPRIRSADACYLSSSKAIELAKKTGARLHVFHLSTGRETELFRNDIPLKDKKITAEVCIHHLWFSDADYATQGTLIKWNPAVKTAVDREKLWKALLDDRLDVIATDHAPHTLEEKDNVYTKAPSGGPLVQHALPAILEKYHDGQISLEKITEKMCHNPSMLFQVEKRGYIREGYFADLTVVDLNSPWQVSKENIAYKCGWSPFEGNRFRSKITHTFVNGHLAYVNGNWSDERRAKRMTFDRG
- a CDS encoding DUF4296 domain-containing protein, with translation MRYYCLLLVLLSLLSCNENLLEKPDDLIPEDKMVSILTDLAIVNAAKSTNMAVLQDLDIEPMDYIFKKYDIDSLQFVESDRYYASLPPEYEEIYKRVESKLEEQAKTMEEAKRVNDSLRRMESEENRDDTD
- a CDS encoding NAD-dependent epimerase/dehydratase family protein; protein product: MILVTGGTGLVGAHLLFKLAESGHSIKAIHRKGSNLERVEKIFGYYHEASADLFKTIEWIEADINDIPALEVAFLGVTQVYHAAALISFNPRDSKKLQKTNIEGTANIVNLCIDNSVEKLCYASTIGAIGKSAHSNHASENTPWTPQEANVYGLSKHAAEMEVWRGSQEGLPVVMVNPGVIIGPGFWDSGSGALFTTAQNTYGFYPPGGTGFISVHDVVDMMYGLMESNNKNERFIAVAKNWTYQKILTEITLELGIKPPKRRLKFWQLEIGRWFDWTKDLFFRNGRTITKSHIKSLKNRQIFDNGKISSALDFEFRPIQDEIRFCCQKFKEEHS
- the tyrS gene encoding tyrosine--tRNA ligase gives rise to the protein MPSNFIEELKWRGMLHDVMPGTEEHLLEEMRSAYVGIDPTADSLHIGHLVGVMMLRHFQLAGHKPYALIGGATGMIGDPSGKSTERNLLDENTLRRNQRAIKAQLTRFLDFDNAADNAAVLINNYDWMKDFGFLEFIRDIGKHITVNYMMAKDSVKKRLTSEAKEGMSFTEFTYQIVQGYDFLHLFQNQGCTLQMGGSDQWGNITTGTEMIRRIGNGKGYALTCPLITKADGTKFGKTEGGNIWLDPERTSPYRFYQYWLNVSDEDAEKYIRIFTFLSKDDIEASIAKHRETPHLRTLQKKLAEEITVMVHSEEELDNALKASHILFGKSTSEDLRKLDEKTFLDVFDGVPQAKIARPELENGLDMIGALADKTGFLASNSEARRTLKQNSIAVNKEKVNGNYLISASDLINDKFVLLQRGKKNYFVLVVE
- a CDS encoding slipin family protein, yielding MNPLFFIGILFLLFLFGGIRIIFEYKRALKFRFGKYIKTLQPGLRWIIPFVETVQIVDIRVITINIVSQEVMTEDNVPCSIDGVVFFQISDPEKAVLEVEEYKFAITQLSQAALRDVCGKVELDTILSKREEMGNNIKQIVMEETYKWGIDIIDVKIKDIQLPENMRRMMANQAEAERSRRARIILALAEEQAAGKLLEAGKLMDQSPSAIKLRLYQTLSNIAAEKNSTILFPFPEEVLPKRQDPDDKGQGS